The Aspergillus flavus chromosome 6, complete sequence nucleotide sequence ATCTTGGAGCAATTGGGTTCAGCCCTGCCAACTGTCATCGTGTAGAAATTTTTATGCTTTTCATAAGGTAATCGACTAGGGCTCGATGCTGCTGCATTAATTATTGTTGgatttcctccaaggaaGAGGGATACCGATGAGGTAAGCTGGTATTGGTATGTAATATCAATAGTACAATAACCAAGACCAAAAGGAATGGAGGGAATtccaaaagagagagaggaactCTTGGCTGACGTCCAGCGGTTACACCCCATTACTCAAAACTGAGGTAAAATAAACCGCGTCGGCAAACGGTGAGAATCCCCCGGAGTTCGATTAACTACGTAAAGTAAATCAATCGTTGCACAGGAACTTGTTCTTGATGCGTGCACGGGGCTATAGGCGGATGGTGCTTTATCCAGCTGTATGGACTAATGCTGTTCGAGCTACTAATGTCTCACGTCGTACCTTTGTAAGTACGGTAATATTGGAGGAGGCTGGGGAATTCTTCTCAGCTCGTTTGCGACGACGCATTCAGTACCCGATCATGTCTCTGCTTATCGGAATAAGGACCCGAGTATGCACTTACTGTTAAATCATCTTTATGCTATTTTTATGACGCTGCCCTTGTTATCTGTTGCAGAACTAGGAGTAAAGCGGAATTCATTAAGCAGTATCCGTAACCACTATCGTCGAGATGGGCGGGTACTAACCGGGCAAGCGTATCTACTAGCGACATTCGTAGCCGTACCCGGTCCCCATCAGCCGCGGAAAGCGCCCGCTACTTTTGCTACTACTATGTTACTTATCCTCATCCACTGAGCAGTAGTCTATATTATCGCGAGGAGGGTTAACTGGAATAGGGACAATCCGCATTCGATCGGCGAACAGGACGTCCGTCGGCGAGGGGAAAACATACCATCGGACCTGTCAAGCATACCGTACATCTTGATGAACAAAGCGAAGCGGCATTCCTTTCTAATCCCAACAGTGAAAATGCCATGTTCCACACGGGATCTTGGATTTAAACCACCGAGTCGTACATGTGACCGAGAACAACTGGGATCGTGAACCCCATAGATACGGTATGGGGTAGGGATGATGCAGGTCATCCTTCTCCCCGAAATCTCCTGTCGCTGAGGATACCATAACcattgtactccgtagtctCACTAGACTCCATGGGGGTGTTAGGCTAAGGTCTGAGGTCTGAGGTCTGAGGTCTTTTCCGTAAATCAGGAAAGGTGGCGGTATGGGGTCCAGACTGGTCCCGATTGACCCTCCGAAGCTTCGAAATATCCCGACATGGACCTCGTcgttcttctgctgctgcatgGTATGGGGTTTTCGTGTCTATCTACTCCAGATTTTCTCACCGAATCCCGCAATAGCGGGTTTTGTACGTACTACTACTTAGTACTTACCCGCATACCAAAAAGTAAATCAATCCATAAAGAGgctaaataaactaaatCTGAGTGTGGAGGAACAGCCTTGGCAGGCGTATATTCTATACCATCGTACTTTTACTCGCTCTCGTATACAGACAAGCCTTCTGTGGGAGGAGCTAAGAAAGTGTGGAGGAGCTCCCGAACCGGCAAGTTCCCTGTAGCATCATGGACACCAGCGAGCGACAGTGAGGGAATAAACCGGGTTCAGCAAACTataatgaagaaaaaaagaggtctATCAGATGCGCGATGTCAGCCGATCTGGGGGATGGGCGACGGCAACCACGACGTGGGTGGTTGGCGATAGACAACGGTGGTTGGTGGCGATGATCGTGTCAATGCCCATGCATGCATAGCAGAGAGCATGGGCATTAGAGGGAATTCCAATGCACCCTTGTGTTGTCAAATGAAACACATTAATTGGATACATCAAACGACTAATCTGAATCTATCCTTAATCTGGAGTTTCCGTTTTTGCGGCATGATGACGCTCTAGTTAGCGCGAGGCGTTTTGCCTTTTCCCATAGTCATATCGCTCATTCACCTGTCATGATTCGGACCTCCGTACAGGCTCATATCGGAAAAAGGACCAGCCACGGGCGATCGGCGGGCATGATCATGCATGAGAAGGCGCATATCCTTTTTTCTGGGCTTGCGGGAGGGCCAATTGGTCATTATCACGCATGCATGCATACACCCCAACCTGTCAAGCCCATGGAAAAATCTCGCAACGCAACGTGGttatctttcttcccccccgTTCAGGGTGCAGGAGAGCTTCCAAATAGGATTGTACCTCATCGCAATGCAGATAGGGTAAAATATGGTGATAACGATGACTTCACAGGATCAACGTCGATGAAATCATCGATTGCAACCCATGTGTGAGGCAAATGCTACGGTCTGAAGCTATACTCTAATCTATTCTCAGATAAGTTCAAGCTGATTATAGCTCCTAGTCTTATACACCAAACGGGGCTAATGATAGGTTAGTGGGAACCGAGCAGCTACGACTAACTCAATGGCAGGGCCAGAATAATAATCCATGATCCCATCACAATAATAAAGAACCAGCCAAATGGAGAGGGCGATTGACTAGTTGGCGGAGACTCTCACGGCTAACGACCACTCACAGGAAATGACGCTCATAAATGGAGACCTTTTTGCTCCCCACGAGACAAGGACGGGACGAAACTCAATCAACATCCAGAGGATGCGGATTGGAGCGAGGCTAATGACGAGGTGGAGTGGAGAGTCTCTCAACGCCCAGTCGTCATACGCGCTCGGTCTTCGGTGGGCAAGCAAGACGATCGACTCCGGGTTAGTATTTTTTGGGTGAAGCTAGTGTGGGTTTTTTAGTTACATTAGataaaataagtaataattattataatcagaataaaaaaataaaaaagaaaaaccaggaaaattaaaaagaataattggAATTAAGTAAAATTATGAGAGAGCAACGAAGCGGGTCGTGGGACATGGCCAACAAGTGCGTCGGcagaagataataattagtattgttcatcatcatcatggctgatAACAGACAAATGATCGATAGGAAATACTAATCCTGATGACATAACGACTCTGGGTTTGGGAATAGCGTCGTTACTCATGTTCTGGGACGTGAATGCCATGAGATATGGTAAGGATGCCGTATTGAAAACTGTAATCTTGAGTCATGATGGCTTGACAGTGACCACCGTGACTTCCCAatggaagaaagatggaagggaaagaagggtAACAAAAAAAGATACATCTCTTTCAATTTGTACTGTGTACTgacttttttcctttccccatAACAGTTCCCGTTGGGACTTTCGACCATGGAGACGATTGATTCTACGACGTATTACTTTTGACTGCTCCGTAGATGATCCATTGATGAAACCACGTTCGAAGCATCGTATCGTTAATCAAACCATGCAGTGTCATCGCGCCCAGGACTCGAGATTGtgtttgtttatttctttttttaatttaccCTCTTTTTGCCCTGCACCCGGAAATGGCATGGGATGGGATCTTCTTTTCGCCCCCTTGCTCTTTCCCGGTTGGCTGAGCTCGTGGGTTATTCGTGACGGGAAGGTCGGGTAGGACGGCCCTTGAATGGTAGTAACCGTATGGAGAGAGGAAACTTTGAAGTAACCAAACGGAGTATTTTGCTATACCGAGCAGGGCTAAGCAGAAACAATGTGAgttttgtttgtttgccCTGTATGTCTCGTATGCACCCGTAACGGaacattttcattttttacCCTACTTGGATTCTCGTCCTCTCTATCTCCTGCTACTATTGGATTCGAGAAAGATGTGTCTTTCTTCTGCCTCTGCAAGGAGGTCCAAAAGGACAAGCAAAATAAGAAATTGGGAAAAATGAAATCCAAAGTAAATTCAATGTAAATCCTGACTTGTCATTTGCTGCAGGAAATAGGAAGATAACAGAAACCGATAGTTTTTCTTGTCATTGTCTTATCCTTATTTTGCCCTTTCCTGTTGGTCTCAAATTTTCTGGAACTTTGACGGCAAATttgatgattatgattatgattattcGAATCAATGGAAATTAGTATGGTGAATGGTAAGGAAAAAACGCCTCGTCGCAAGCGGTTGGAAAATCGCGCATAGTAAAAACGAGATTCAATGGGAAGGATGAGGAAAATTAACGAGGGCCACCCGCACGCGGCACTGCGTACCGTAAAGAGAATTCTGCCCACAACCACACTCACACACCCCAGAGTCAGGTACGAGAGCGAGAGACTCGCCGATAACTAGACCGATGGAGACCGGGCCAAGCGGTATGGTATTTTACCAGTCACATACCTGCCATGGGGTGGCATTTTGCCCTGTGGCCGATTTTACCGATGTATTGCAACGTACCATGACACCCCAGAATCCTCTCATTGAGGTTTACGCTTACTGTGAATTGTATGGAGAGAGagtggaggagagggggCGAACTCGGCACAGAGCTGCCGGTCATGGAGACTAAACGTACAGTAGAGATTTCCCCATTGAGTATAGAGGACAAGGCACCATAGGTGTAAGGCGGCGTACCATCGTGTTAATATGGAAAGGTAAGAGTTTTCCAAAGGGTAAGACTAAACTGAATGCGGTAGGGGCCCATATTTGTTCTGGAGAAACGAGCCATtcagggaagggaaaaatgaaaaatgaaaaatatgTGAAAGtggaaaaaataaaaaataaaaaatctgCTCGCGAGGGCGTCCCGTTAAGAAAAAATGTGTGTGCGTGGGAGGATTGGACCCAAAGAGGGTCGGAGGTCGGGTCGGCCTTTCAGGGACAGTGAACTTTCAATCAAAGTGGCTACTGCACCCGGCCACACCACCCCGAAACTCAgaacccaaaaaaaaaacgaaaaaagaaaaaagaaaaaaaaaaaaaaaaaaaaaagtgggCTTACGCACAGGGAAGGTCGCCCGTTGGAGCTTAGAGACCAAGACGTGTTTGTTCAGGTCCCGTGCAAATCAATCTCTCACCCCCCCCATCCAGACATATTAAAGAGTACATCCCTTCcaccccctcccctcccttcttctcttctctctatAGGAATTCCGACTCTTGCCATTCCTGCCATACTTTGTTTGCATCGTCTCATATTGTTGGGTCCCTAAAGGCTGTGTGAGCCGAAGCAACAATGGCGGAGCGGAGAATCTCCTATGCTCCCGACGTGGAGAATGGTGACCGTGACGGCGCCACCCTCGATGAGTATGCCGCTCTCAACCGTTATATCTCGACCGCTCGCGACAAGCGCCGTGGCTCGACCTCTTCTGCTGGTGCTATGAGCGCtaagaaggagaagaagagctggtggaagaagaagagcgatGGCGTTGAGGAGGGCTTCGTCTGCCCCGATGAGTGGCTCGAGACCGACTTGCGTGCTGGTCTCCGCGGCTCCGATATTGAGGCTCGTCGCAAGCGCACTGGCTGGAACGAACTGACTACCGAGAAGACCAACTTCTTTGTTCAGTTCATTGGTTACTTCCGTGGTCCTATTCTCTATGGTATGTTTGCGACAGCTATGCGTTAGAATCACCGCCTCGCTAATTGTTCACTAGTTATGGAACTTGCTGTCTTGCTTGCTGCTGGTCTTCGTGACTGGATCGATTTGGGTGTCATTATCGGTATTCTTATGCTTAACGCTGTCGTCGGTTGGTATCAGGAAAAGCAGGCCGCCGATGTTGTTGCTTCTCTGAAGGGTGATATTGCCATGAAGGCTATTGTTATTCGTGATGGACAAGAGCAGGAGATCCTCGCTCGTGAGCTTGTTACTGGTGATATCGTATGTGCTCGGCTtgttatatttctaaatttttgGATTCAATTGACTAACCAATTCGCTCTacaggttgttgttgaggaaGGTACCGTCGTTCCTGCCGATGTCCGCCTTATCTGCGACTACACCAAGCCTGAGATGTTCGAGACCTACAAGGAATACCTCGCCACCGCCAACGATGACACcctcaaggagaaggatgacgaggaggacgacACTGGTATTGAGGCCCGTGCTGGCGTCTCTCTCGTCGCTGTTGACCAGTCCGCCATCACTGGTGAATCTCTTGCTGTCGACAAGTACATGGCTGACACTTGCTACTACACCACTGGTTGCAAGCGTGGTAAGGCCTATGGTATTGTTGTCGCTACCGCCAAGCAGTCTTTCGTCGGTAAGACCGCTGCTTTGGTCCAGGGTGCTTCTGATTCCGGTCACTTCAAGGCTGTCATGGACAACATTGGTACTTCTCTCCTCGTTCTCGTCATGTTCTGGATTCTCGCTGCCTGGATCGGTGGTTTCTACCGTCACCTGAAGATCGCTACTCCTGAGAACCAGGACAACACATTGCTCCACTGGACTCTTATTCTCCTGATCATTGGTGTCCCCGTCGGTCTTCCTGTcgtcaccaccaccaccctggCTGTCGGTGCCGCCTACCTTGCTGAGCAGAAGGCTATCGTCCAGAAGCTTACTGCCATCGAATCCCttgctggtgttgatatCCTGTGCTCTGACAAGACTGGTACCCTTACTGCTAACCAGCTCTCCATCCGTGAGCCCTACGTCAACGAGGGTGTCGATGTTAACTGGATGATGGCTGTCGCTGCTATTGCCTCCAACCACAACGTCAAGAACCTCGACCCCATCGACAAGGTTACCATCCTTACTCTCCGTCGTTACCCCAAGGCCCGTGAGATCCTCGCCCGCAACTGGATCACCGAGAAGTACACTCCCTTCGACCCTGTCTCTAAGCGTATCACCACCATCTGTACTTGCGACGGTGTCCGCTATGTCTGTGCTAAGGGTGCTCCCAAGGCTATCCTGAACATGTCTGAGTGctccgaggaggaggccGCCAAGTTCCGTGAGAAGTCCGCTGAGTTCGCCCGCCGTGGTTTCCGTTCCCTTGGTGTTGCCGTCCAGAAGGAGGGTGAGCCCTGGCAGCTTCTGGGCATGTACCCCATGTTCGACCCCCCTCGTGAGGATACTGCCCACACCATCGCTGAGGCTCAGCACCTTGGTCTCTCCGTTAAGATGTTGACTGGTGATGCTCTTGCCATCGCTAAGGAAACTTGCAAGATGCTTGCCCTGAGCACCAAGGTTTACGACTCCGAGCGTCTTATTCACGGTGGTCTTGCTGGCTCTGCTCAGTACGACCTTGTTGAGAAGGCTGATGGTTTCGCTGAGGTCTTCCCTGAGCACAAGTACCAGGTCGTTGAGATGCTTCAGCAGCGTGGTCACTTGACTGCCATGACTGGTGACGGTGTCAACGATGCTCCTTCCCTCAAGAAGGCTGACTGTGGTATCGCTGTCGAGGGTTCCACTGAAGCCGCCCAGGCCGCCGCTGATATTGTCTTCCTTGCCCCCGGTCTTTCCACCATCGTTGATGCTATCAAGCTCGCTCGTCAGATTTTCCAGCGTATGAAGGCTTACATTCAGTACCGTATTGCTCTGTGTCTCCACCTTGAGATCTACCTTGTTACCTCCATGATCATCATTGAGGAGACCATCCGTGCTGATCTTATTGTCTTCATTGCCCTCTTCGCTGATTTGGCTACCATTGCTATTGCCTACGATAATGCCCACTTCGAGCAGCGTCCTGTCGAGTGGCAGCTTCCTAAGATCTGGGTCATCTCCGTCGTTCTTGGTGTCTTGCTTGCTGGTGCCACCTGGATCATGCGTGCCTCTCTCTTCATGGCCAACGGTGGTATGATCCAGAACTTCGGTTCTCCCCAGGAGATGCTCTTCCTCGAGGTTGCCCTTACTGAGAACTGGCTGATCTTCGTTACCCGTGGTGGTAAGACCTGGCCCTCTTGGCAGCTGGTCGGTGCTATCTTCGTTGTCGATGTCCTCTCTACCCTGTTCTGTGTGTTCGGCTGGCTTTCCGGCGAGTACGAGCAGACCAGCCCTCCCAGCAAGGCTGAGTTCTCCATCAACGGTGACGTCGATATTGTCACTGTCGTTGTCATCTGGGCTTACTCCATTGGTGTCACCGTCATCATTGCCGTCGTCTACTACCTCCTTAGCATCATCCCTGCTCTTGACAACCTTGGCCGCAAGAACCGCTCCAAGGCTGACACTAAGATTGAGAACATGCTTAGCCACCTCTCCAAGCTGGCTATCGAGCATGAGGTTGATGCCCACGGCAAGTCCCGCTACATGCTGGGTGCCCGTGCTGAGGtcgaagaggaggagtaAACGCTTGATTACGCTCATTTCATTTAATATTATCCGATCTGGATATCACTTGAGCATACATGCATGAGCTGGTGCACCggctttattattttaccCCGTATTATAGACTTTTTATGCCTTTATTACTTTGCTCTACGTTTATAGAGTgaattttcctttctttatcatgtatgtatgtcatTAATAGTGGTAAATTAGTCAAATCAAGGGTTTCCAAAGaattttttctcttttgcaATTTTAGTAATTCACTTTTTAACAAACTTCTTtgctctcttttttctcccttttttggttcttccttccctttcGCTAAGGTCACCTTGGGGCTTGTTCCCTTCCCCTGATTATTATTCGGATCGGCAAATCTCTACTGCGCTCAGTCTCATCTCAGACACGGTCCACTCAACGCACACAGAGCCCCTCTTGGCAGGTACGGTGGGCCCTCATTATATCAACCGCGCGGACACACAATCACACCTCGGAGAACGCCCGATAAAGCGAAAAGACCGAGGTAGATTATCCAGTATTTGGATCATGCAGTAGTCGCAGTGGGTAGTAGTTTGGTCTAGCGTTTCTTTGGAGCTGAGCTGGCCAGCTCCGAGCTGTGGTGGGTTCGGTCCACCGCGACGGACTAGTATTGATCATATGAACAACTGCTGCAAGGTACGCCCCGCTCTAGTATTGGGGTCCATGTGAGagaaggaaacagaaggaaagaagcagaaaatCCCTCAGTGGGATGGTTATTGGCCTGTAATTTGAGGCACCCATTCCCTTGGCCTGAAGTGGTCTGATGTTGTCCCAAAGTGGAAGTCACCTGCCGGAGTACGGTGTCGTTCTAGTCAGTTCAAGACACACTCATCTTCTTACTGCCTTGTCTTTACTTTCACTTAAAAAGTGTGCATATGCGTTCTTACTCATCAGCTTTATGTGATACGTGATTCTCTGAGCCTATACCAGTGCTCTCTTCCTCATGTATTCTGCATACTGCACCCCGTATAGCGACGTCGCCTTTAGACCCCCACTGCTGGGCATAGTATTCAAAGCAATAGAATGATAAAACATCTCGAAGTTTACAATCCACAATTGATATGCCGGCCGTGTTATACTTGGCTTGATATACAAAAAGTACTCCCGTTGTTTAATCCTTAGACTAAGGATGCTAACAGGTGGAAAGCAATTCTCCGCATACTGCATCGAATTTCTCCGTCTCCTGGTCTGGGGAAATTCACGCCCAAATGCGGAGTGATCAATTCCCCAGAACCCCCAGATTCGTCCAATTAGTGACTGGGGCAGTTATACAAGCTCTTGGATTATGTATAAGCCTTGTGATAGTCGGAGTACTCTGCGTATGCTTGACCAACGGCGTTGATCCGCGTTAAGTTTACTACTATGTGTCTCTCCACAATTTTTCCCGGGGTAAAAGAACGTGAGACAGATTTTCCGATATGAAGTATAAAAGATGAACTCCGCATGGGGCAATGAGCGTGAGAGGGATTACTTGTTCATAACAGCGGATTCCCACCATACAGCTTGGCCACCATGCGTTCATCTGGGCTATCACTCTTGGTCGGTGCCCTTTTGGCATCTGCCAGCCCTCTCAAAACTTCAAGATACGCCTGCCAAACAGCCCTCAGCTGCCCTGAAGGAACAATTCTTGTCTCCAAGACTGACCCCTCCGCTCATTTCACCTCCGTGCAAGACGCTATTCTCTCCCTTCCCAATGACAACACCACTCAGactatcctcatcctccccGGAACGTACAAGGAGCAAGTAAATGTTACTCGGTCCGGGCCTGTTACGCTCCTCGGACAGACTGATGATCCTAACAACGCTACCAAAAACAAAGTCACTCTTACCTGG carries:
- a CDS encoding plasma membrane H+-transporting ATPase (plasma membrane ATPase 2); this encodes MAERRISYAPDVENGDRDGATLDEYAALNRYISTARDKRRGSTSSAGAMSAKKEKKSWWKKKSDGVEEGFVCPDEWLETDLRAGLRGSDIEARRKRTGWNELTTEKTNFFVQFIGYFRGPILYVMELAVLLAAGLRDWIDLGVIIGILMLNAVVGWYQEKQAADVVASLKGDIAMKAIVIRDGQEQEILARELVTGDIVVVEEGTVVPADVRLICDYTKPEMFETYKEYLATANDDTLKEKDDEEDDTGIEARAGVSLVAVDQSAITGESLAVDKYMADTCYYTTGCKRGKAYGIVVATAKQSFVGKTAALVQGASDSGHFKAVMDNIGTSLLVLVMFWILAAWIGGFYRHLKIATPENQDNTLLHWTLILLIIGVPVGLPVVTTTTLAVGAAYLAEQKAIVQKLTAIESLAGVDILCSDKTGTLTANQLSIREPYVNEGVDVNWMMAVAAIASNHNVKNLDPIDKVTILTLRRYPKAREILARNWITEKYTPFDPVSKRITTICTCDGVRYVCAKGAPKAILNMSECSEEEAAKFREKSAEFARRGFRSLGVAVQKEGEPWQLLGMYPMFDPPREDTAHTIAEAQHLGLSVKMLTGDALAIAKETCKMLALSTKVYDSERLIHGGLAGSAQYDLVEKADGFAEVFPEHKYQVVEMLQQRGHLTAMTGDGVNDAPSLKKADCGIAVEGSTEAAQAAADIVFLAPGLSTIVDAIKLARQIFQRMKAYIQYRIALCLHLEIYLVTSMIIIEETIRADLIVFIALFADLATIAIAYDNAHFEQRPVEWQLPKIWVISVVLGVLLAGATWIMRASLFMANGGMIQNFGSPQEMLFLEVALTENWLIFVTRGGKTWPSWQLVGAIFVVDVLSTLFCVFGWLSGEYEQTSPPSKAEFSINGDVDIVTVVVIWAYSIGVTVIIAVVYYLLSIIPALDNLGRKNRSKADTKIENMLSHLSKLAIEHEVDAHGKSRYMLGARAEVEEEE